CCAGGCCTTCGATGGCGGCGAGCTTGACCGGTTGGTTGTCGGCCACGCCGCGGGCGGTGGAGTCCGCGCTGACGAGCTGGAGCAGCGAAGCGATGCAGCCTACGGCCAAGCCGAACTTGAGCGAGGTCTGCGCAAACTTCACGTGGCGCTTTTTAATGAGATAGAACGCGCTGATGCTGACGACGAGGAACGCCCCGGTCAGCCAGCAGCCGATCACGGTGTGGGTGATGCGGTCGAGCGTGGAGGGGTTGAGCGCCATTTCCCAGAAATCCGTTACCACGGCGCGAATACTGGTCAAGTCACCCTCTTGCAGGATGTAGCCTTCGGGCAGCGGCACTTCTAACACCTTGTAAGGAATGTCGCCAAGGTCGGCGTTGAAATCGTGCTGCACGCCGTCGGCGGTTTCCTTGACCTTCTTGGCTAGGTGGAAGCCGGCCGGAGTCTGCATCCAGGAGTTGGCCACGAGAATCCAGATCGCCGAAAAGTGTGCGCCGAGGCAGACCATACACGTGGCGAAAAAGTGCGTCTTCGGGCCTACCTTATCCCAGCCAAAGAGCAGGATCGCGAGGAAGCCCGATTCGAGGAAAAACGCGTAGATGCCCTCAATCGCCAGCGGGCTGCCAAAGACGTCACCCACGAAGCGGGAGTAGGTTGCCCAGTTGGTGCCGAACTCGAACTCCATCACGATGCCGGTGGCGACGCCAATCGCGAAGCTCAGGCCGAAAACGCGCGTCCAGAAGCGCGCCATGTTGTGGTAAAGTGGATTGCGGGTCTTTAGCCAGAAGGCTTGCATCAAGACCAACTGAACGCCCAGGCCAATGCTGATCGGCGGGTAAATGTAGTGGAAAGCAATCGTGAAGGCGAATTGGATTCGCGAAAGTATTTCAACGTCCATGCAGGCTTAGGAGTAAAGCTGCTTTGGCGCCGAAAGCACGCATATTCGGAGATTTTTTCGATTACAATCCAGTGACGACCAATTGGTTAGCACGCTTAATTGAGTGTATTAACCATGCCTTTGGGACTGCCTGCGGCGCAGCAGCAAAACACCCAAAAAGCAGAGGGCACCCATGGCGATGGCCCGTGGCTCCGGGATGGCGCGAAAGCGCATCACGCCGTCTTCCAAGTCGTACATCACTTCGTAGTAGTGGTAGATGCTGGTGCCGAAGTTGTAGGCACCACCGCCCCCGGGCGAGCTTTGCTCCACTTTGCCATTGTTGGCATCATCGGTGGTGGTGAAAGACAGCACATAGTCTTCGTAATTCTGACCATCGACCATGCCTGCGCCCGACATGAAGATCTCGAAGTTTGCCCCCGGAATCACCGCCCCGTCTTCGAGCAGGTTTGAAGGAAGCTGCGGCGTCTCGGGGATTTTGAAAGCAACGCCACCGGTGTCGAAGATGCCGCTGGCTCCGTCCACCTGGCTTCCCTCCACGGCAAAGTTATCGGGTGCGGCCGGGGCGTCACTATAGGTGGGCAATCCGCTGATGGGGAAGTTGGCCTCTCCGGATGTAGGCATCAGTGAGGCGAACGAAAATTGGTCGGCGTAGCTCTGCCCGGCGGAGTCATTCATGATGACGCGTAAGGTTTCGTTGCCGCCATCCAAACGAATGGAAAAACCTTTGACGCCCTCGATCTGGCCCAAGGCCGAGAAGAGCACACTTTGCTCATTGACGCTGCCGGAGCCGATGGTGGAGAGGCGTCCGCCGAAGTTGCCAAAGTATTTATTGTGCAGCGGGGGTTGGCCATTGTTGAGGTCGGTCACCCAGTCGCCCGGGCCCGCGTTGGTCGCGTCTTTGACCTGGCCCACCCGCACATTGTCAAACGAGAACAAATCCGAACCGGTGGAGTTGCTTAGTGTTACCTTGGCGTGGACGGGGGTGATGGGGTAGAACTCGACGCCGCTACCGAACGACTCGCCAAGATTTTCGGCACCGGAGATTGAGTCAAACGAACCCCAAAACTGGTTGGCACCGGCGCTGGAGGAATAGCCAGCCATGAAGGCCGCGCTGCCGGTATCGAGCTGGAACAAACGGTGATGGCCGCCATCGCCGACTTTCACGTAGAGGCCATAGGCTACCTTGGTAGACTCATTCTGCAGCGTGATCGTGTCCTTCTGCAGCGGAATCGAGATGATGCTGTCAGCGCTCGCAATTTGGGTGCCTAGCAGCGCAAATAGGCAGTAGAGTGATGCTTTCATGGGAGATTGGCACTATGCTAGAATAAAGCCAATTGCTGTAAATCTCTAAAATTGTTAAAAATACCCGTCGGTTGGTTGTCCCAATCGTGAAGTCGATCTTGTGGGCTGACTGAATAATGCATTGCCCGGCGCTAGGCATTCCGCAAACTGCCCCACCATGCCCGACCAGCCAGATTACTTAAAAATCGCCACCGAAGCCGCCCGCGCCGCCGGGGCCGTGCTTGCCGAAGGGGCGGACCTGCGCACCGTCAATTTTCAGGACGCCAAAGACGTCAAACTCAAGGCCGATGTGGAGTCGGAGAAGCTCATTCGCCGCATGCTGGGCGAGGCCACCGGCCTGCCGATTATCGGGGAAGAGCAGGGCGGCGACGAATCCCTGCCGACCAAGGACGAGCTCTACTGGGTCGTCGATCCGCTGGACGGCACTTATAACTACTTGCGCGGTCTGCCCGCGTGCTGTGTGTCGATCGGCCTGATGCGCGGGATGGAGCCAGAGGTGGGCGTCGTGTATGACTTTAATGCGGACGAACTCTTTGCCGGTGCCGCTGGTTGGGGCCTTACTTGCAACGGCAAACCGCTCACCCCCTGGTGGCCGGAGCTCAAGGAACACGCCGTGCTCTGCACCGGCTTCCCGCATGGCCGTGACTACGGCGATACCGCATTGCGCGCGTTCGTGAAGGACGTCCAGAGCTTCCAGAAAATCCGCATGGTCGGCAGCGCGGCGCTCGCGTTGACCTACGTTGCCATTGGTCGCATGGACGTCTATACCGAAGACACGATTCGCCTCTGGGACATCGCCGGCGGCATGGCCCTGGCTGCGGCCAGCGGTGCCACGATCTCCGTTACCCCGTCCAAGAACAACAAACCCTTTGCCTACAATGTATGGGTTGGCGGTCGCAAGGAGTGGCTCCCGGGTTAGTGGGTTGCGTAGCCCCGTTGGGGCAAATTTACTGAAAGTTGAATGTCCGTGCGCGCTAGCACATCGCAGGAGTTGCATTCGTCATTCTGGAATGCTCTATGGTTGCCTGGATACTGGTTGGTGTTTTTTGATTGATAAGATTCGCCGGTCACGGATTATGGGAAAATCACTTCCGTGATGCGAAGCACATGAAAATCTTTCAGCCCAGCCTTATTGCGTTCTTGCTGCTCCTGATAGGGGGGCAGTGCATGGGTGCAGACGATTACTTAACGCTCAAGAACACCGACGGAAAGGAAGTCGTCTGCCAGATTACCGGTTTCAACGACGGGCTTGTCGCGATGAAGTTTGCCGATGGCCGCACCTTTCGTTACGAATACAGTATGCTGGATGAGCCTTCCCAGCAGTTGGTTCGCGAGGAGCTGGCAAAGCTGAGTCCACCCAGGCTGCGCGTTCGTTCGGTCAACAATTCCAGCCGAACCTCAAGTGGGATGTCTATGGATGGGGCCACTTATGAATCGACCTATAAGAAACGCGTTTGGGAGGTGAAGGTGACGTCTTTTTGCCCATTCGAGGTCGAGGCGAAAGCATGGGTATTTACTTGCCGTTCGGGGCACTTCAGCCGCTCGCGCAAGAAGGGCACCGTTTCCTTTGATAAAACTTGGGAATTCGAAGTAGAGGGTGAAACGACGGCGTCGACCGCGGTTTATGACGGTGGGGACAGTTCGTCCAGCCTGGCGCGTTTAGATCTGGTCATCTACGTCTTCGACCAATCAGGCAAGGTCACGGACTCCTATGCCACCAGTCGCAAGGCTCAGGAGGATATCGAGAAAAAATATCCCGAGCTCAAGGAGTGATTGCAACGGCATCGGTGCACTGGCTCCGCGGATAAATCTCCGGGTAACTGCATTCTGCGATTGCCGCGAACGCTGCTTTCGGCCATACTTTTTGCATGAAAAGTCGGCCCGATACAGGCTTCTGCCGCATCTGAAGTATCGCCGACTGCGCTACCAAGCGTCGCCGACTGTTACTCGAAGTGTCGGCGACACTCCCGCGAAGCGTCGCCGACGCTTCAACCAAGACAAGGGGCTATATCGCTTTCACTCGCGGGCTGCGTTTGCCTCAACATAAGGGCGTGTTCGTTGCGTTGCGTAGGCGTGTTCAAGTGCGATACCCGGAAGGCAGACCTGAGATCGTATACCGACAATCGCGCCAAAGCTCCCCTCCTTCGCAAGGAGGGGAGGCTCGGACGATCAGTCCGAGCCGGGGAGGTCTCTGCGTTTAGCCAAGCCAGCATCCCGGACCCCTCCGTCCGCTACGCGTCCGCCTCCCATTGGCAAGGGGAGGAGCTAAAAGTCGCTTTATCGGATTAATATTTTGGACACCAACTGTAATAATGGCCTTTGTGAATGGGAAATGCCCTGTATCATCTCGAAGCCTTGACGAACTAACGGTTCGAGGACATTTTTCAACGCATGATATCACCCAAGGATAACGTCGTTCGTTTGCTTTGAGATGTCATCAATAATACTGTTCGAATAAAATGCCTATAAGTTCCAGTTCCGTATTCCATTTCACAAATGATATCAATGCTCTGAAGGGCATTTTATCAGAAGGACTTCAGGTCAGCTATTGCAAGGAAGATATCAACGGTATTTTTGATGAGACTGGTGTATCTATAGCAGTGCCAATGGTGAGCTTCTGCGATCTCCCACTATCTGAAATTAAAAATCATATTGATAGCTACGGCAAATATGCCGTTGGATTTTCAAAGACATGGGCACAAATCAATAGACTGAACCCCGTATTCTATCTAGATACTAATTCTACTCTCGCGGCATCGCTTAGCGACTTACTCTTACATTTCTTGGAGGGAAAAGAAAGCATACAAAATATCGACCATTTGGGTCATCAGGCCGTCAATATTCTAAGATACACGAAAAATTACGAAGCAGATTTAAAGCGAAAAGGAATCACTACCAAGAATTACAGGTTTTCAGACGAAAGAGAGTGGCGCTATATTCCAGAGCTGGATGACTCGCACGAACCGTTCATAGCGATGGATCAATATAAAACCGAAGCAGATAGGAAAAAGGCAAATGAGACCTTAAAGAATCTGAAACTAGAGTTTGGTGCTAACGACATTAAGTATTTAATAATTAAAGAAGAAGAAGAAATCTCAGAACTGATTGATTTCTTGCGAAAGGAAAACGGCAAAAAATATACATATCAAGATACAGAACGATTGATGACCAGAATTCTCACTAGCGATCAAATCCTTGCTGATTTTTAACATTAAGTTTCGAACCGGACGTGGTAGGCAACTGCGTGTCGCCGCGCCTGCACTTTACGCTCTCGGCGACCAAACTCCAATACCCCACTACCTTACCCGCTCCAGCTCCAGTGCCTTCACTTCCAGAGCACTCGGCGTGAAGTGCTTACCGCCGAAGAGTTGTAAATAGAACTCGCCAGCGGGCAGCTCCAGCTCGTCGAGGTCGGCGGTGGCCCGGTTGCCAACGCGGTAATTTTTGGTTAGCGGTCGAGGATGAAGGCCGTGGTTTGGGCGGTAGGGTTTTTTAGGGTGACCTGGGTGCCTGCGCCGTCGCCAAGTATTTTTTTAGGCCAGTACGGCGTCGACCAAGCCCTTGGGCAGGTTGCGAATGAGGTCGGACTGGGTGAAGTTGGTCGGGTCGGACTCGCCGTTGACATTGATTAAAATCGTGCGGCCGACGCCCTTGTGGTAAAGGTTGGCGAAGTCGTAAACGCAGCCAATGATCGCGAGCGTGCCGGCGGTGATGTCCGCCGAGTAGCGCTGCGCGGCGAGGTCCATTTGGTAATGCACGTTGCGCTCGACCGCCTTGAGCCATTCCCGGTCGGGGTCCCCCTTGGGGTCGATGTCGCGGACGGGGATGTGCAGGCCGTTGAGCTCTTGCACGAGGTGCAGTGACTCCTTGCGGTAGTCGGTGCTGGCGGCCTTGATCGCACCGCAGCGGGTGTGACCGAGGATGAGCAGGAGCGGGGTTTTCAGATGGCGCACCCCGTAGTCGACCGAGCCGCTGGTCACGGCAAGTTGGTTGCCGATGTTGCGGATCACAAAGACGTTGTCCGTCGGGTGGGGGTCGGCGAGGAAAGCGCGGATACGCACACGTGAGTCGCAGCAAGTGAGCACGGTGATGTAGGGATTTTGCTCGTGCTGAATGCTGTCGAGCTGACCGGGGGCCAATTCGTCGGCAAACGATTGGTTGTCGGTGAGCATTTTTTCCAGAGCGGACGCTGGCGTTTCTTCGGTCATGTCAGTAGTAAGTTAAGTAAGTGAGACGTTTAGGGGAGGATTCGCCTGTAGCAGATTTTTACAAGCGAAACAGTCACGTTCGCGTCAAATTCGTGGCAGAAAAGTTAATAATTCATTAATGAATAACCCTTTAATATTGGGGCTTTTTTCTGGAGTTATGACGAAGCGTTTCTCATGATTGGAAGTCTCTCTGCTAATATATTTTCTCTCCAATCATGTCTAATCGGCGAGCATTCACCTTGATCGAGCTACTGACGGTTGTCGCAATTGTTGGCATCCTGGCGGCTATCATCATGACATCGCTTGGGCGCGTGAAGAACATGGCGAACCTCTCGGCGGCGACCTCGCAGATGCGTTCGGTGGGTGCTGCGGTCCTCATGTATAAGAACGATAATAACAACCTGTTGCCGGGTCCACTTTCGCCGCCACAGCGAACCGCTTACGACCCGACCGCAGGAGGCGGAGGTCAATTAGCGACGCAGCTCGCGCCGTATCTGGAGTCTAATTACTCGACTGAGCGCACGCTGTCGCCGGCTTTCTTAACCCCGGCAGCGGAGGCGGCCATGGAGGGGCACGACCGGCGCGATATCGTGGCCTTCATGCTCAACATGCAAATGGGCCTGGGCAAAAGGGAAAGGACGCTGCGCCCTTGGGGAAGCACCGAAGGAAACGGTGATGAGCCCAAGAGCTACTCCGTGATCGATACGGAAGATTGGGGCTTTGTGGAGGCGGATCAGCAATTGCCATTTGTAAAAGGAAGCATCGCAGGCGATACGCCGGCTTACCCAGTGCATGGCGATGTGCGCCTGGCCTGGTTTTTCGATGGCAGTGTACAGGCTGTGGGGCTGGACTACTTTGACGACTATGGCATGGCTCCCGGCGGAGGTGGCCCGCCTGGCGGTGGTGGACGTCCCGGCGGCGGTCCTGCTGGAGGGGGTCCCGGCGGCGGTGGTCCGCGACCCTAGGGCTAACGGACATTCATTTTATATCTTGATTGCTGCAAATACTGCCCCAACGGGGCTACGCATCAATAGCCCAGGGTTAAAGCGAACCGCTTGCGGGAAGCGCTACCCTGGGAAACCGGATGCTCGCTTATCTCCCAGCCCCAACGGGGCTGCGCAAGATGTCGTTTTGCGCAATCCCGTTGGGATAGGCAATTTACGTATTCGTATTCCCAGGGTAGGTGTTCAGCCGCTCTGCGGCCTCAAGCCAACCCTGGGCTATAGTTGCGTAGCCCCGTTGGGGCAAATTTACTGAAAGTTGAATGTCCGTTGGCCCTAGTCTGGCAGTTTGCCGTTAAAAACTGACGCGCTGAGAGTTCGGGTATTCGATGGTGCGCTGACCGCCGGGGTGTTGTTTCACCGGTTTTATTTCGGGCGCTTGCTTTTCGATGCGTTGCAGGTAGTCGAGCAGGCGGCGCTTCATTTCCTCGCGGACGGGGGCATGGCTTTCTTTGTCGACGAGGTTTGCGAGCTCGTAAGAGTCGGTCTGCAAATCATAGAGGTGCGATTCCACATAAATCGGGGCATCCTTGGCACCGTTGTATTCCTCGGGCGCGGTGACGGCGTATTTCCAGCGATTGGTGCGTATGCAGCGGCCTGTCGGGGTGTTGTGGTCGCCGAATTGGACAAAGGTCTCGGCGGGCCAGCCTGCGGTGTCGTTGCGAGTGAGGGGCAGCAGTGAACGGCCCTCCACGCTGTCGGGGATCGCAATGCCGGCGCTGTCGAGCAGGCTGGGCATCAGGTCGACGAGGCTAGCGGCTTCCAGGCGCTCACCGCCGCCGTTCCACTTCGGCCCCCAGATGGCAAACGGCACGCGGATCGAGGCTTCGTGTGGCGTGCGTTTGTATTCGCCGTTGCGGGTTTTAAAATGGCATCCGTGGTCACTGATGAAGGCGACGATGGTGTTCTCGATCAGGCCGGTGGACTCCAGCGAATCCATTAGGCGGCCAAGGGCTTCGTCGAGGCGTTTGATCATGCCGCAATAGCCGGGCCAGTGCTGGGGCGCGGTGCCGCCGAGGTTTTGCAAATCGGGGGGCAGCGGCGTGTCGCGGTAGAGCTCCTCATAGCCATGGGGCGCAGGGTAGGAGTCGTCTGTATTTTGGTGATGCGGCTCGATGTAGGAGTGAAAAAGAAGGAACGGCTGGCGGGTGTCTTCGGGCTCGGCCGCGCGTTCGCCAAGGTAGCGGATCATGGCGTCGGTCTGTGCGTCAGAGCGATAGCCCGGCAGCTGGACTTCATTGTCGTCGGTGTCCCAGAGGCGGGCGGAGTAGGGGCCGCTGGTGGTCTCGACGGTGTTGGCCCCGAGCCAATCCTGGTAGCCCGCGCGATTCTCCTTGGGTACGGCCTGCTTGCCGGTGTTGTTCGAGAGGTGCCATTTGCCGAAATAGGCCGTGCGGTAACCGGCGTCGTTAAAGAGCTCGGCCAGCTTGGGTGACTCTTGACCGAGGTCGATTCCATTGGTGTAAACGCCGGTCGTCGTCGCGTATTGTCCGGTTTGCAGGCAACTGCGTGCAGGGCCGCAAACGGGCTGAGGTGTGACCCCGTGCTTGAAGAATGTGCCCTGCCGCGCGAAGCGGTCGAAGTTGGGCGTGAGGCCCGCGCGGTTGCCATTAAGGCCGAGCGTGTCCCAGCGTTGCTGGTCGGTGAAAAAGACAATGATGTTTGGTTTCATGACGGGGGAAGGGGCTAGCTTGCGGCGGCATAGCTCGTTTGGCAAGCACTCGATAGATGGCTTAATCGTGGCGGTTTGGACCGCGGTAAGAACCGTGTTGCGACCAGTTTGTCTGTCGTAGGTGAAGCCCCGCCTTCAATTCTTTGTTTCGCGATTGTAGTTGCGCTAAATGACCTCGCGCGGGCCGGCACCGTAGGCCTCGGTGAAGATGCGGTAAAACTGCGCGTAGCTGCCAAAGCCGGCGGCGAATACTGCCTCGAGCACGGACTGGTTTTGCGGTCGGTGGTAGGCCTCCCAAAACCGACTCAGGCGCACGGAGTTACGGTAGCGCGTGAGCGGCACGCCGATCTGTTCGCGGAACTTGCGGCTCAGGTAGGACGCGCTGACTCCGCACTGCGCGGCGAGCTCGGGTAGTTCGTCGGGGGTTGCTTCCTCGCTCATGATTTCCAGCGCGCGTTGCACGGCCGGGTGGATGTGCGTTTCGCGCCCGGGAGCGGTTTCGCTTTGTTGGTTTCGCCAGCACAGGAGCAGCAGGTTGCGCAGGCTGGCGTTGAGCCAATCCGGGTCGCGGTGGTGAAACTGAAAGTTCGAACCCGCGCCATACCCGAGTTCGCGGTTGAGGATGTCGGGGTCGATACCGTCCTCGGTCGCCGCATGCATGGAGTGGCGAATCAGGTCGAAGGCTTCCGGTGCAAGTCGTGTATGGGCGATGCCCGGTTCTGATAACTGTTGCTGCTTGAGCGCGGCGTAGCGTTTGCCGCGACAGGCATCAGCGATCATTTGTGGCTTAAAGACAGCGACGTAATATTTGGCGTTCGCCGAGCGGTCGACGAGCTGGTGCTCCTGTTCGGGGAACAGCCATAGAAGCTCGCGTTTTTTGAAAGTAAAACGCTTTCCGCCAACGACATAAGATATCTCGCCGTCGATGACGAGATTCACCTCTAGCTCGACGTGGTGATGCGCGCGCAGGGCTGGCGGATTGCGCACCGACTCCGCCAGGAAAATGAAGCCATCATACTCGGGCTTGATTTTCAGATTTTCGAGCACAGGACAAAATATGCAAACTTTACGCCGCAAAGCGAGAAGACAAGCGGCGCTGTTTTCGGCTATAAGTAAGGCTGTTCTGAGACGCTAACCCCCGTTTTCTATGTCTTACGATGATCACCACGGTGCCGCGACCCTGAAGCGCCCACCCGAAAAACTCGACTACAGCCTGGTCGGCGACAACGCGGCGCGCGCCGTCGAGCGCGGCCTTGCCGAAGCGGACTGGTATCAGTGCCCCGTGCCACGCGCGACGATGCGCAAGCTGCTGGAGCGGCGTGACGGCCCGGCCATCCGCGACACGATCATTTGGTTTGGTTTGATCTTCGTCTGCGGGTTTTTCACCTGGCTGCTTTGGCCGACGTATTGGGCGATGATTCCCTACCTGGCCTACGCGGTTTTGTATGCGTCGACCTCCGACTCGCGCTGGCACGAGTCGAGCCACGGCACGGCGTTCAAAACCGACTGGATGAACAATGCACTTTACGAGATCTCCAGCTTCATGGTGATGCGCAATTCCACGCGTTGGCGTTGGAGCCACACCCGGCACCATAGCGACACCATCATCGTGGGGCGCGATCCGGAGATCGCGGTGCCGCGCCCGCCGGACCTGGTTGCGATTGGGAAGGCGTTTCTGGGCATTCAGCGTTACCCGAAGTATTTTAAGCAGGAGCTCGGGCATGTACGCGGTAAGCTGTTGGACGAGGAAAAAATGTTCATCCCGGAGTCCGAACATGGCAAAGTCATCCTGCGCGCACGCATTGCGATGGCGATCTATGCGGGGGTGTTGATGCTAAGCTTTGCAACGCAAAGTATGTTGCCAATCTTCCTCGCGTTGCCTCATTTGTTTGGCAGTTGGCTGATGACGATTTACGGCATCACGCAGCACGCGGGCATGGCGGAAAACGTGCTCGATCATCGGCTGAACTGCCGGACGGTTTACATGAACCGCGTGAACCGATTCCTGTATTGGAACATGGGCTACCACGTGGAGCATCACATGTTTCCGCTGGTG
This is a stretch of genomic DNA from Cerasicoccus sp. TK19100. It encodes these proteins:
- a CDS encoding cytochrome ubiquinol oxidase subunit I, which translates into the protein MDVEILSRIQFAFTIAFHYIYPPISIGLGVQLVLMQAFWLKTRNPLYHNMARFWTRVFGLSFAIGVATGIVMEFEFGTNWATYSRFVGDVFGSPLAIEGIYAFFLESGFLAILLFGWDKVGPKTHFFATCMVCLGAHFSAIWILVANSWMQTPAGFHLAKKVKETADGVQHDFNADLGDIPYKVLEVPLPEGYILQEGDLTSIRAVVTDFWEMALNPSTLDRITHTVIGCWLTGAFLVVSISAFYLIKKRHVKFAQTSLKFGLAVGCIASLLQLVSADSTARGVADNQPVKLAAIEGLADSTTEAPLGIAGIVMWDKDDEGNIVGIKEYSFKIKGMLSILVDGDFLHPVEASKTMVKGLNDLPSDEFILERHPGATPEEIKKIRPEYWPNVPVVFQTYHLMIALGMGLIGISVLGVILWKTGHLFRTDIKWVRWFLWILVISVFMPQVANQAGWFTAEMGRQPWVVYEILKTSEGLSKAVVAGQVLSSLIMFAFVYLLLFLVFIYTLTKKIHHGPKDDESIEILPEKWRPIALKGGRHTSAGNDAEDQPDLSGKSSPGN
- a CDS encoding inositol monophosphatase family protein, which gives rise to MPDQPDYLKIATEAARAAGAVLAEGADLRTVNFQDAKDVKLKADVESEKLIRRMLGEATGLPIIGEEQGGDESLPTKDELYWVVDPLDGTYNYLRGLPACCVSIGLMRGMEPEVGVVYDFNADELFAGAAGWGLTCNGKPLTPWWPELKEHAVLCTGFPHGRDYGDTALRAFVKDVQSFQKIRMVGSAALALTYVAIGRMDVYTEDTIRLWDIAGGMALAAASGATISVTPSKNNKPFAYNVWVGGRKEWLPG
- a CDS encoding abortive infection system antitoxin AbiGi family protein: MPISSSSVFHFTNDINALKGILSEGLQVSYCKEDINGIFDETGVSIAVPMVSFCDLPLSEIKNHIDSYGKYAVGFSKTWAQINRLNPVFYLDTNSTLAASLSDLLLHFLEGKESIQNIDHLGHQAVNILRYTKNYEADLKRKGITTKNYRFSDEREWRYIPELDDSHEPFIAMDQYKTEADRKKANETLKNLKLEFGANDIKYLIIKEEEEISELIDFLRKENGKKYTYQDTERLMTRILTSDQILADF
- a CDS encoding carbonic anhydrase; this translates as MTEETPASALEKMLTDNQSFADELAPGQLDSIQHEQNPYITVLTCCDSRVRIRAFLADPHPTDNVFVIRNIGNQLAVTSGSVDYGVRHLKTPLLLILGHTRCGAIKAASTDYRKESLHLVQELNGLHIPVRDIDPKGDPDREWLKAVERNVHYQMDLAAQRYSADITAGTLAIIGCVYDFANLYHKGVGRTILINVNGESDPTNFTQSDLIRNLPKGLVDAVLA
- a CDS encoding type II secretion system protein produces the protein MSNRRAFTLIELLTVVAIVGILAAIIMTSLGRVKNMANLSAATSQMRSVGAAVLMYKNDNNNLLPGPLSPPQRTAYDPTAGGGGQLATQLAPYLESNYSTERTLSPAFLTPAAEAAMEGHDRRDIVAFMLNMQMGLGKRERTLRPWGSTEGNGDEPKSYSVIDTEDWGFVEADQQLPFVKGSIAGDTPAYPVHGDVRLAWFFDGSVQAVGLDYFDDYGMAPGGGGPPGGGGRPGGGPAGGGPGGGGPRP
- a CDS encoding sulfatase-like hydrolase/transferase, with product MKPNIIVFFTDQQRWDTLGLNGNRAGLTPNFDRFARQGTFFKHGVTPQPVCGPARSCLQTGQYATTTGVYTNGIDLGQESPKLAELFNDAGYRTAYFGKWHLSNNTGKQAVPKENRAGYQDWLGANTVETTSGPYSARLWDTDDNEVQLPGYRSDAQTDAMIRYLGERAAEPEDTRQPFLLFHSYIEPHHQNTDDSYPAPHGYEELYRDTPLPPDLQNLGGTAPQHWPGYCGMIKRLDEALGRLMDSLESTGLIENTIVAFISDHGCHFKTRNGEYKRTPHEASIRVPFAIWGPKWNGGGERLEAASLVDLMPSLLDSAGIAIPDSVEGRSLLPLTRNDTAGWPAETFVQFGDHNTPTGRCIRTNRWKYAVTAPEEYNGAKDAPIYVESHLYDLQTDSYELANLVDKESHAPVREEMKRRLLDYLQRIEKQAPEIKPVKQHPGGQRTIEYPNSQRVSF
- a CDS encoding helix-turn-helix domain-containing protein; translation: MLENLKIKPEYDGFIFLAESVRNPPALRAHHHVELEVNLVIDGEISYVVGGKRFTFKKRELLWLFPEQEHQLVDRSANAKYYVAVFKPQMIADACRGKRYAALKQQQLSEPGIAHTRLAPEAFDLIRHSMHAATEDGIDPDILNRELGYGAGSNFQFHHRDPDWLNASLRNLLLLCWRNQQSETAPGRETHIHPAVQRALEIMSEEATPDELPELAAQCGVSASYLSRKFREQIGVPLTRYRNSVRLSRFWEAYHRPQNQSVLEAVFAAGFGSYAQFYRIFTEAYGAGPREVI